From Thunnus albacares chromosome 22, fThuAlb1.1, whole genome shotgun sequence, the proteins below share one genomic window:
- the LOC122973422 gene encoding uncharacterized protein LOC122973422 isoform X1, with protein MNYNEEPSPSPRQPVLPPLSNRTLHHPSFLPLYMSAGSAHHHSSFNTQTVLPIIPPELFYTDPTMHCGRRIPNTVSQFRSFDRFQLNTPPPVMSASLAPPNRPDPFRSGTHSIRDLGSSSWRIHIIHPTTQPSWVVLQLTQEEDQAITNLLKLHHHEPLQRDETLTALHMDSSGLSEPLVDNMDTSSLCSPSECTDPTLVEELDDPFYSDPQHPMEAGLMSQVQQERRWSDVELEAADTLLSRFSLTEEDKLRVQTQQGCEALIPARPTQNHVGYVGFSRVREDGGWTEVTSVEGRNTDDIPKEYPASSSLVTSGSIVFGDLSGVKDRKLSDSEGDAVRGLLSLGDM; from the exons ATGAACTACAATGAAGAACCTTCACCT AGTCCCAGACAGCCAGTCCTGCCTCCCCTCTCCAACAGGACCCTGCACCATCCTTCCTTTCTGCCTCTGTACATGTCTGCAGGTTCTGCACATCATCACAGCAGCTTTAACACCCAAACAG TGCTTCCTATCATCCCACCAGAGCTCTTCTACACTGACCCCACCATGCACTGTGGGAGGAGGATCCCCAACACAGTGAGCCAGTTCAGG TCCTTTGATCGTTTCCAGCTCAACACTCCACCACCGGTTATGTCCGCCTCCTTGGCTCCACCAAACCGTCCGGACCCCTTCAGATCTGGGACACACTCCATCAGAGACTTGGGCAGCAGCTCCTGGAGAATCCACATCATCCACCCGACAACGCAGCCAAGCTGGGTGGTCCTCCAGCTCACCCAGGAGGAGGACCAGGCCATCACTAACCTCCTAAAACTGCACCACCATGAGCCTTTACAGAGAGATGAGACCCTTACTGCTCTGCACATGGACTCCTCCGGTCTTTCAGAGCCACTAGTGGACAACATGGACACCAGCTCATTGTGTAGTCCCTCTGAATGTACAGACCCCACCTTAGTTGAGGAATTAGACGACCCTTTCTACAGCGATCCGCAACATCCGATGGAGGCTGGTTTGATGAGTCAGGTACAACAGGAAAGACGTTGGTCCGATGTGGAGCTTGAGGCAGCTGACACACTCTTGAGTCGCTTTAGCCTGACGGAGGAGGACAAGCTCAGGGTTCAAACCCAACAAGGATGTGAGGCGTTAATACCCGCTCGTCCTACTCAAAACCACGTCGGCTACGTTGGCTTTAGTCGTGTcagggaggatggaggatggacGGAGGTTACGTCTGTTGAAGGCAGGAATACAGATGACATTCCTAAGGAGTATCCGGCGTCGTCTTCTCTGGTAACGAGCGGATCGATTGTCTTTGGAGATTTGTCAGGAGTGAAGGATCGAAAGCTCTCAGATTCAGAGGGAGATGCTGTACGTGGACTCCTGAGCCTCGGGGACATGTGA
- the LOC122973432 gene encoding uncharacterized protein LOC122973432: MAFGFYIGVTLLLSVLATAKCDYIPDGVLHMECRDRYFMIAVDLSFTGDEPHFEAVDRTGAYPVTEQYAVKCGYSVSVLPQPGHVELRASYFSCHTDNKDDEVFTFNFNLLATHEGQKATYSLNKTCSPSLPWSPREVTCEVNYMEVSVRSEVTCPTGTKKDDWNTLKPAHSSTTSDWQVMFQRAEEQLPPMNLSEARKQGNVFDLTDGRLVFRTPYGQPDSFSTTVNGVPVEVVHATLFSRQSWVVLMIDLVAACSTHEGTYNDSGYVVLDTPEALYPGLVSTHVNIGLNGELMEQAAAEERGYIMEKHNSTVHISIPYNAEGGYRKSFVTGDLHEFYVFNLYLEQILVDEDHAETRVRFHRSLATPLLPRLVFTENRTVFEEHMFTIYLGDVPEDVELVAVQLNGHECTLPLTNTSTYTISKVVQPNNTHGYTLKVPFDDPVVIQQFSKEDAAMQHQLNINYTLTVQPENEPYYHLTSVMALTDVSPPTFDAVCSETGISFRLDHRPFDYLWDISIGSDPLTSELAAQHGYIMSNNSQSLLLKVPLFTQGYEYKDFTLKGFSGTFEILVRDHETSEVLTSAAKTCPFTTNELIVCSPDGRMTVVADLSLAVPSGGIPARANLIDKYCGPKEADSTRALFSFPLNSCGSIVKLNKENVTYQNEIFYSKKFLNNKAVSDNTMERVTIQCTYPLAGLYRLFSVYRFESDAAGIGRIIHTTQSTEGLPSIEPTAAVKTTPATKRPTRGPVMMRPAFHPPARYVRVSKVNHLPWGIKGAERSSQSKVNAALI, encoded by the exons ATGGCTTTTGGGTTTTACATCGG TGTGACCTTACTCCTGTCAGTGTTGGCAACTGCAAAATGTGATTATATTCCTGATG GAGTTCTTCATATGGAGTGTCGTGATCGTTACTTCATGATAGCTGTTGATCTCTCGTTCACTGGGGATGAACCTCACTTTGAGGCTGTTG ATAGAACAGGTGCGTACCCCGTCACTGAGCAGTATGCAGTAAAGTGTGGCTACAGTGTCAGTGTTCTCCCTCAACCGGGTCATGTGGAGCTCCGAGCCTCTTACTTCAGCTGCCACACTGACAACAAA GATGATGAAGTGTTCACATTCAACTTCAACCTGCTTGCAACCCATGAAGGGCAGAAGGCCACTTATTCTTTGAACAAGACCtgttctccatctctcccctGGTCTCCCAGAGAGGTTACCTGTGAGGTCAACTACATGGAG GTGTCTGTGAGGAGTGAAGTCACCTGTCCAACTGGGACAAAGAAAGATGACTGGAATACTCTTAAACCT GCTCATAGCTCCACCACATCAGATTGGCAGGTGATGTTCCAGAGGGCAGAAGAGCAGTTACCACCAATGAACCTCTCTGAAGCTCGCAAGCAGGGCAACGTGTTTGACCTGACAGATGGAAGGCTTGTATTTCGTACGCCGTATGGACAACCTGACTCATTCAGCACTACG GTGAATGGTGTGCCAGTAGAGGTGGTCCATGCAACTCTGTTCTCCAGACAAAGCTGGGTTGTCCTCATGATCGACCTGGTGGCTGCTTGCTCCACGC ATGAAGGGACTTATAATGACAGCGGCTACGTGGTTTTGGACACACCTGAGGCGCTGTACCCTGGTCTTGTTAGCACGCATGTCAATATCGGACTAAATGGTGAACTTATGGAACAGGCggctgcagaggagagaggctACATTATGGAGAAGCACAACAGCACAGTCCATATCAGCATCCCCTATAATGCTGAAGGAGGATACAGAAAA AGCTTTGTGACTGGTGACCTCCATGAGTTCTACGTTTTTAATCTCTACTTGGAACAAATCTTGGTGGATGAGGATCATGCAGAGACCAGAGTTCGCTTTCACAGGTCACTGGCCACTCCCCTGCTGCCACGCCttgtttttactgaaaacagaaCAGTTTTTGAGGAACACATGTTCACCATCTACCTCGGAGATGTCCCTGAAGATGTTGAGTTGGTTGCTGTTCAGCTGAATGGACATGAATGTACACTGCCACTTACAAATACAAGCACCTACACCATCTCAAAAGTGGTTCAACCCAACAACACCCATGGCTACACTCTGAAGGTGCCTTTTGACGATCCTGTCGTCATACAGCAG TTCTCCAAAGAAGATGCAGCTATGCAGCATCAGTTGAACATCAACTACACATTGACCGTTCAGCCTGAGAATGAGCCTTATTACCACCTCACATCAGTCATGGCATTAACAGACGTCT CTCCTCCAACCTTCGACGCTGTCTGTTCTGAGACTGGGATCAGCTTCAGACTGGACCACCGGCCTTTTGACTACCTGTGGGACATCAGCATCGGCTCAGACCCTCTCACATCAGAGCTGGCAGCGCAGCACGGCTACATCATGAGCAATAATAGCCAGAGTCTGCTGCTCAAAGTGCCGCTCTTCACTCAAGGCTATGAGTACAAG GACTTCACTCTGAAGGGATTTTCTGGCACTTTTGAGATCCTTGTGCGGGATCATGAAACATCAGAGGTCCTGACTTCTGCTGCCAAGACTTGTCCATTCACGACTAATGAACTCATTG TGTGTTCTCCTGACGGGAGGATGACTGTGGTGGCTGACTTGTCTCTGGCCGTCCCAAGTGGAGGGATCCCTGCTAGAGCCAACCTCATAGACAAATACTGTGGACCCAAAGAGGCTGACAGCACCAGGGCGCTCTTCTCTTTTCCACTCAACAGCTGTGGATCCATAGTCAAG CTTAACAAGGAAAATGTGACGTATCAAAATGAGATTTTCTACAGCAAGAAGTTCCTCAATAACAAGGCAGTTTCTGACAACACTATGGAGAG GGTGACTATACAGTGTACATATCCTCTGGCCGGGCTCTATCGTCTGTTCTCGGTGTACAGGTTTGAGTCTGATGCAGCCGGTATTGGTCGCATTATCCACACTACGCAGTCCACAGAAG GTTTGCCTTCCATTGAGCCCACTGCAGCAGTTAAAACTACACCTGCTACCAAAAGACCAACCAGAGGACCTGTCATGATGCGGCCTGCCTTCCACCCACCGGCTCGCTATGTCAGAGTGTCCAAAGTTAATCATCTTCCCTGGGGCATAAAAG GAGCTGAAAGATCTTCACAATCCAAAGTAAATGCTGCCTTAATTTGA
- the LOC122973422 gene encoding uncharacterized protein LOC122973422 isoform X2 translates to MNYNEEPSPSPRQPVLPPLSNRTLHHPSFLPLYMSAGSAHHHSSFNTQTVLPIIPPELFYTDPTMHCGRRIPNTVSQFRSFDRFQLNTPPPVMSASLAPPNRPDPFRSGTHSIRDLGSSSWRIHIIHPTTQPSWVVLQLTQEEDQAITNLLKLHHHEPLQRDETLTALHMDSSGLSEPLVDNMDTSSLCSPSECTDPTLVEELDDPFYSDPQHPMEAGLMSQVQQERRWSDVELEAADTLLSRFSLTEEDKLRVQTQQGCEALIPARPTQNHVGYVGFSRVREDGGWTEVTSVEYPASSSLVTSGSIVFGDLSGVKDRKLSDSEGDAVRGLLSLGDM, encoded by the exons ATGAACTACAATGAAGAACCTTCACCT AGTCCCAGACAGCCAGTCCTGCCTCCCCTCTCCAACAGGACCCTGCACCATCCTTCCTTTCTGCCTCTGTACATGTCTGCAGGTTCTGCACATCATCACAGCAGCTTTAACACCCAAACAG TGCTTCCTATCATCCCACCAGAGCTCTTCTACACTGACCCCACCATGCACTGTGGGAGGAGGATCCCCAACACAGTGAGCCAGTTCAGG TCCTTTGATCGTTTCCAGCTCAACACTCCACCACCGGTTATGTCCGCCTCCTTGGCTCCACCAAACCGTCCGGACCCCTTCAGATCTGGGACACACTCCATCAGAGACTTGGGCAGCAGCTCCTGGAGAATCCACATCATCCACCCGACAACGCAGCCAAGCTGGGTGGTCCTCCAGCTCACCCAGGAGGAGGACCAGGCCATCACTAACCTCCTAAAACTGCACCACCATGAGCCTTTACAGAGAGATGAGACCCTTACTGCTCTGCACATGGACTCCTCCGGTCTTTCAGAGCCACTAGTGGACAACATGGACACCAGCTCATTGTGTAGTCCCTCTGAATGTACAGACCCCACCTTAGTTGAGGAATTAGACGACCCTTTCTACAGCGATCCGCAACATCCGATGGAGGCTGGTTTGATGAGTCAGGTACAACAGGAAAGACGTTGGTCCGATGTGGAGCTTGAGGCAGCTGACACACTCTTGAGTCGCTTTAGCCTGACGGAGGAGGACAAGCTCAGGGTTCAAACCCAACAAGGATGTGAGGCGTTAATACCCGCTCGTCCTACTCAAAACCACGTCGGCTACGTTGGCTTTAGTCGTGTcagggaggatggaggatggacGGAGGTTACGTCTGTT GAGTATCCGGCGTCGTCTTCTCTGGTAACGAGCGGATCGATTGTCTTTGGAGATTTGTCAGGAGTGAAGGATCGAAAGCTCTCAGATTCAGAGGGAGATGCTGTACGTGGACTCCTGAGCCTCGGGGACATGTGA